ACAATGCGTTTGTCTTCCCTGGACTTGGTCTAGGTGCCATTGTTGCCAAAGCAAGCGTATTTACAAAAGGCATGTTTACCGCTGCTGCTGATGCAGTTGCTCATGCGGTCGATTCTTCCGCACCGGGCGCATCGCTGCTACCACACGTGAAAGATCTGCATACGGTATCGTTTGCCGTGGCTGTTGCCGTCGCAAAAGCAGCGATTCAGGATGGTGTTGCCAACCATACTCCAGACGATGTGGAGCAAGCAATCAAAGATGCCATGTGGCATCCAGTATACCGTGATGTAAAAGCTGCCGAAATGTCTCAAGTAGGCTAAATCGAGACAGGCATTCCTATAGAAGAAACGCATCAAAGCGTAAAAGAGAAGCTCTATACAAGAGAGAGCTGTCGAATCACCGGAATACCGGGTATGGATGATGCCCGGAAGATTCCCTAACCGTATTGCCGCGGTTTGTAGATATGTACGCTGCAAACGCGAAGTCAGCTGCTACACACAAATGATGATGCAACTGCTCTGCGTTTGCAGAACCCGGCTGCCTGTCCCTTTGGATAGGCAGCCGCCCTTTTGGGCATTACACAACATAGCGCAACCATAAGATGGAGGTCCTGTAATCATGTCAGTCGGTCATATTTTTGTGATTTTAATTCCGATTTTCTTTGTTATTATTCTTGGGTTTCTAGGCGGTCATTTTAAAGTATTCAATCCCGCCTCGTCCAAAGGTTTAAATACATTAGTTACCAAATTTGCGCTACCTGCGCATCTGTTCATTGGTATTACCACTACCAGCAAACAGACGCTGATTGAGAAATGGCCATTTTTTATGACCATGTTCCTTGGCATTATCGGCTTCTATGTCGTTATGCTGCTGGTTATGCGTCTGGTATTCAAAATGGATCTGAACAAAGCATCCATTTTCTCGCTAAACTCGACACAGCCATCGTTCGCTTTTATGGGGATTCCCGTTCTGGGCAGTTTGTTCGGAGCAGCGGAAGTTGCCATCCCGATTGCGATTACGGGTGTTGTTGTAAACGCACTGCTTGATCCAATTGCCACCATCGTTAGCTCGGTTGGTAAGAAAACACAAGCCAACAGTCAAAAAGAAGGTCATCAAGAAGGTCTCCTGAAGCTGACCATTCATTCCATTTTGCATGGTTTGCGTGAGCCGCTTGCTTGTGTACCGCTGCTTGGTGTCATTCTGACGCTGCTGGGATTCCAAGCACCACAATTGCTGCAAGATTCTTTGGATCAAATCGGGGATGTTACTTCCGGTGCTGCACTGTTTGCTATCGGTGTAACCATTGGTCTGAACCGTATCAAATTCAGCGGTAGTGCCATTGGTATCTCGCTGTTAAAAGTCATTGCACTGCCTGTTCTGACATTTGCATTGGCACTGGCATTCGGTCTGTCATCGAATGATGTGACGATGGCAGTTCTGCTCGTATCGTTCCCAGGTTCAGCTGTCGCTGCCATGATCGCGACACGCTTTGAAACGCTTGAGGTCGAGACAGCGTCGTCCTTTGTCCTAAGTGCAATCCTATCTTTGATTTCCTTACCGATTCTGATCTCCATTCTGTTGTAACAGATCCGATAGTTGCAATTTTAGATGATTTTTGGATAAAAGAGATTTGAATGATTATAGATTTGCATGATAATGCTACATCGTTATCTTGATGTTTATATAACAGTACGTGGTGCCAATATAGAGCGATACAATAAGCATCATGTAGTATTCAATCCGTGAAAAGGCTGCCGTTTTGTTGAAGATATACAATTCAACAGAACGGCAGCCTTTTATATATGAGGTGCTTGTACAGAGGAGCATGACGCATTATCATAAACATACCAACATTTACATACACAAAGCCGGATGATATCGGCATGGGGAAAAGGAGTGGTATGATGTCCAATCAACTGAGTATTCGTCCATATGAAGAGAGTGACCGCGAGCCAATTGCAGAACTGATTGTACATATTCAGCAGCAGGAGTATAACATTGCAATTACGCGTGAGGATCAGCCTGATCTGATGAGTATCCCGCAATTTTACCAGCAGCAGAACGGCAATTTTTGGGTAGCGCTGGATGGTCAACGTGTCGTCGGTACGATTGCGCTGGTTGACATCGACAATCAGCAGGTAGCACTGCGCAAGATGTTTGTGCATGCCGATTATCGTGGCAAGGTATGGAAAACCGCACAGCTGCTGCTACAGCAGGCGATACAATGGGCAGAGGATAAGCAAATCACCGATATTTACCTTGGTACTACTCCGCAATTTCTAGCGGCACATCGCTTTTATGAAAAGAACGGCTTCGTGGAAGTAACCGAGTCGCAATTGCCCGAATCTTTTCCAGTGATGAAGGTGGATAAGAAGTTTTATCGTTTGAAGATTTAAGAGGTGCATGTGAGGATGTGTATTGGAACGTATAGACTGCCTGGGGATCATATGAAGTTGAATGTTGAATTGGTAAGGAAAATGAAAAAGAAGCTTCACAGTTTGTGCTGTGGAGCTTTTTTGTATCCTTTTTTATGTCTGAATCCTCTGTTATGATGGTTGACAAAAATCGCAATGAGGAATATATTGATAATCATTAATCGTAATTATTACTATTAAAGATCGGTGATAAATAGCATCCGATAATGGATAACATAAGTTGATAAGCAGCGTATCAGCATTTCAGTGTTAGCAGTCTGGATACTGACTACCTGAATTGTCTAAAGCTGAAGCAGGAGTGTGGAGTGAATGACAATGGATACCTTTACGATGTGCCGAGTGCAGCGAACGATAGATGGTTATATTCACGCGAAAGTACCTGCACCTATGCGCACATCAGTACAACTGGTTTACGATATGGACGATCACAGTTTGACATTGCATGAAAAGCTACCGGGTACAGAGCGTCATCAGTGGAAAAGCACGCCAGTCGCGCGTTTTACACTAGAACATGGATATTGGCATGTACATGCTTTTCAACCGCAAGCACAGCAATGGAAGCCTGTAGATCATATTGCGCCGACTTCTGATTTTGAACAGCAATTGCAAAAGGTGGAGGAGGATGAACACCAACAGTTCTGGCCAGAATGGGCAGAGGAGGAATGGGATGAGACAGGAGCAGTACGACCATAGCAGGGCAAATGCAGAGATAAATGAATCATTGGATAAAGAACGGCAGGAAGCAGCCCATTCATCTCAATCAGAGGAGACAGAGCAGATCGGTGATCCACGGATTCCGGTTACGATTGTGACCGGCTTTTTGGGCGCAGGTAAGACCACACTGCTGAATCATCTGTTGACTGGTGATCATGGGCAGAAAATAGCAGTCATCGTCAATGAATTTGGCGAGGTCGGGATTGACAATGAACTGATTGTTAGTACGGACGATGAGATTATTGAGATGAATAACGGCTGTATCTGCTGCACTGTGCGGAGTGATCTAGTGGAGATTACAGTTCAGTTGCTGCATCGCAAATTCGGTTCACTAGAGAAAGGTTTAGATTCATGGCAGCAGAATTCAAAAAGCGGCGGGGATTTTGACCGTATTGTGATCGAAACGACGGGATTGGCTGATCCGGGTCCAGTTATTCAGACCTTTCTCGCAGAGGAGCTGCTGGCACAGTTTTTTAAGTTGGATGCGGTGCTAACACTAGTGGATGCCCGTCATGCGCACCTTCATTTGGATCAAGGACCGGAAGCGAAGGCGCAGATTGCTTTTGCCGATGTGTTGCTATTGAACAAAACGGATCTGGTGCATGATCAGCAGTTGGAACAGCTGGAAGCACGGCTACGTCGCATGAATGCGTATGCACCGATTCATCGTACCCGATATTCGAGTCTGGATATTGGGCAATTGCTTGGCATTTATTCTTTCGATGTAGAGCAGAAGCTGGATATTAGCCCAGACTTTTTACATGCGCATCATCACCACCATGAGGACGAGGTGCAGAGTATCGTTTTGCAGGCAGATCGTCCGCTAGACTTGCAGCGAATCAACCAATTTATTGATGAATGGTTGCTGCTTCATGCCGAGGACACATATCGGTATAAAGGAATTGTGCATATTGCAAATGTAGAGCAGCGAGTAGTCTTTCAGGGAGTTCATATGATGCTTGGTATCCATACCGATCGCAGCTGGCAAAAGGACGAGCCGCGCAGCAGTCGCATCGTTATTATTGGCAAGCATTTGGACGAAGAATGGTTTCAGCAGCAATTCGCTCAGTGTGTAGCCGAACCTGCGACGTATACACCGCCTATCTTATCACCGCAACCTGCCGATCCATCCCAGTAAAGCAAACTGTTAAAGGAGTCTACCATGAATAGTAAGCAGCACGACACATCTATTTATTATAATGCTATACGGCACAGACTTCCCACCAAAGCCGAGCGCTTGAAGCGATTCGGCTCGGTAGAGCCTATACAGGGAACGAAGCCTGTTCATAAGGAACAGATGAATGACTTGCAAAATACACATCATGATTATCTGTTCACGTTAGAAGAGGTTGGTATCGGTAATCTGCATTATCCGCTAATGGTTCAGTCTTTGCTGACACCGGAGCAGATGACGGTCAATGCTTGTTTTCGATTAACGACTAGCTTGCCGTCTACTTCACGTGGCATCAATATGAGCAGATTGACAGAGCAATTGGAGCGAGCACGGCGACGCGGATTGAGCGATCGGTTACAGGAGTTGTGCACATTGACCGCCGATCTAGCACAAGTGATGGATCAGCAGCAAAGTCAGTTGCAGGTGACCTACGATTGGTTTTACGAGCAGACTTCGCCGATGACCAGATCGATTGGACTCGGCAATGCAACAGCTAGCTTGCATATTGTCTATCACGCCCATGAGAATCATCCCAAGAAAATGGATCGCTTGGAACAGCAGCATTTTGCTATCGAAGCCAGCTTACAGGTACAGGTAACCACGCTCTGTCCATGCTCCAAGGAAATCAGTGAATATAGTGCGCACAATCAGCGCGGTTACGTGGAATGTACTGTTAGACCAATGGGCAAGCTGCCGTACGATTGGAAGGAGCAGCTATTGGAGGTAGCAACCAGCAATGCTAGCAGCTTGCCTTACCCTGTGCTCAAGCGTCCCGATGAGAAGGTGGTCACCGAGCAGGCGTATGAGAATCCGCGCTTTGTCGAGGATATGCTTCGCCTAACAGCAGCAGATCTATATGAGAAAGACTGGATACAATCCTTCGTGATCCAGTGCCGCAATGAGGAATCAATTCATCAGCATGATGCAGTCGGTACCGTTTCCTATCGGCGGACGGACATAGAGAACCGCAGAAACGATACTATTTGACCATAACGTTGTTTTGGGAGTGAACACCGAATGATTGCACTGAATGACCACTTCACTTTACTTGAGTTGGATATGGAATTCATGGGGAAGGATAGCACTATTTATCCTCTGCTTATTCAGGATCGTCAGTACCGTATGCTGGTGGATGTAGGTCTGCCGGGACACTATGACGAACTTTCGTATCAGTTACAGCTGGCAGGTACTTCGCCGGAATGGCTGGACGGCATTCTGCTCACGCATCAGGATCTCGATCATATCGGCTGTT
The DNA window shown above is from Paenibacillus sp. JQZ6Y-1 and carries:
- a CDS encoding CobW family GTP-binding protein encodes the protein MRQEQYDHSRANAEINESLDKERQEAAHSSQSEETEQIGDPRIPVTIVTGFLGAGKTTLLNHLLTGDHGQKIAVIVNEFGEVGIDNELIVSTDDEIIEMNNGCICCTVRSDLVEITVQLLHRKFGSLEKGLDSWQQNSKSGGDFDRIVIETTGLADPGPVIQTFLAEELLAQFFKLDAVLTLVDARHAHLHLDQGPEAKAQIAFADVLLLNKTDLVHDQQLEQLEARLRRMNAYAPIHRTRYSSLDIGQLLGIYSFDVEQKLDISPDFLHAHHHHHEDEVQSIVLQADRPLDLQRINQFIDEWLLLHAEDTYRYKGIVHIANVEQRVVFQGVHMMLGIHTDRSWQKDEPRSSRIVIIGKHLDEEWFQQQFAQCVAEPATYTPPILSPQPADPSQ
- a CDS encoding AEC family transporter, translated to MSVGHIFVILIPIFFVIILGFLGGHFKVFNPASSKGLNTLVTKFALPAHLFIGITTTSKQTLIEKWPFFMTMFLGIIGFYVVMLLVMRLVFKMDLNKASIFSLNSTQPSFAFMGIPVLGSLFGAAEVAIPIAITGVVVNALLDPIATIVSSVGKKTQANSQKEGHQEGLLKLTIHSILHGLREPLACVPLLGVILTLLGFQAPQLLQDSLDQIGDVTSGAALFAIGVTIGLNRIKFSGSAIGISLLKVIALPVLTFALALAFGLSSNDVTMAVLLVSFPGSAVAAMIATRFETLEVETASSFVLSAILSLISLPILISILL
- the folE2 gene encoding GTP cyclohydrolase FolE2; the protein is MNSKQHDTSIYYNAIRHRLPTKAERLKRFGSVEPIQGTKPVHKEQMNDLQNTHHDYLFTLEEVGIGNLHYPLMVQSLLTPEQMTVNACFRLTTSLPSTSRGINMSRLTEQLERARRRGLSDRLQELCTLTADLAQVMDQQQSQLQVTYDWFYEQTSPMTRSIGLGNATASLHIVYHAHENHPKKMDRLEQQHFAIEASLQVQVTTLCPCSKEISEYSAHNQRGYVECTVRPMGKLPYDWKEQLLEVATSNASSLPYPVLKRPDEKVVTEQAYENPRFVEDMLRLTAADLYEKDWIQSFVIQCRNEESIHQHDAVGTVSYRRTDIENRRNDTI
- a CDS encoding GNAT family N-acetyltransferase — its product is MSNQLSIRPYEESDREPIAELIVHIQQQEYNIAITREDQPDLMSIPQFYQQQNGNFWVALDGQRVVGTIALVDIDNQQVALRKMFVHADYRGKVWKTAQLLLQQAIQWAEDKQITDIYLGTTPQFLAAHRFYEKNGFVEVTESQLPESFPVMKVDKKFYRLKI
- a CDS encoding DUF3024 domain-containing protein; this translates as MTMDTFTMCRVQRTIDGYIHAKVPAPMRTSVQLVYDMDDHSLTLHEKLPGTERHQWKSTPVARFTLEHGYWHVHAFQPQAQQWKPVDHIAPTSDFEQQLQKVEEDEHQQFWPEWAEEEWDETGAVRP